A region from the Takifugu rubripes chromosome 22, fTakRub1.2, whole genome shotgun sequence genome encodes:
- the basp1 gene encoding brain acid soluble protein 1 homolog, with protein MGGKLSKKKKGYNINDDKAKDKDAKAEGASAEESEAPKDNKDEATANAKEVANDTAAKEAPAADAAAASDEKKQEPEKVAANAEPKAEAAKSAESAKAEEKAAAPAAKESKDEADATKTEAPAAPTAKAEAAPAVTPDPKPTEVAAAPSSTPAMETSAKEANATGAASKDQTVAVQD; from the coding sequence ATGGGAGGAAAGCTCAGCAAAAAGAAGAAGGGCTACAACATAAACGACGACAAGGCCAAAGACAAGGACGCCAAGGCGGAGGGGGCGTCGGCCGAGGAGAGCGAAGCGCCTAAAGACAACAAAGATGAAGCTACCGCTAATGCTAAGGAAGTAGCAAATGACACGGCGGCCAAAGAGGCTCCAGCGGCCGACGCTGCAGCGGCGAGCGATGAGAAGAAGCAGGAGCCCGAGAAGGTGGCGGCCAACGCCGAGCCCAAAGCGGAGGCCGCCAAGAGCGCCGAGTCGGCCAAAGCTGAGGAGAAGGCAGCAGCTCCGGCAGCCAAGGAGAGCAAAGACGAGGCCGACGCCACAAAGACTGAGGCCCCTGCAGCACCGACGGCCAAGGCCGAGGCGGCGCCCGCCGTCACCCCTGACCCCAAGCCCACAGAGGTGGCCGCCGCCCCCAGCTCAACACCAGCCATGGAAACGTCAGCTAAAGAGGCGAACGCCACAGGGGCAGCGAGCAAGGATCAAACCGTAGCAGTTCAAGATTAA